From Budorcas taxicolor isolate Tak-1 chromosome 19, Takin1.1, whole genome shotgun sequence, the proteins below share one genomic window:
- the HAP1 gene encoding LOW QUALITY PROTEIN: huntingtin-associated protein 1 (The sequence of the model RefSeq protein was modified relative to this genomic sequence to represent the inferred CDS: inserted 2 bases in 2 codons; substituted 3 bases at 3 genomic stop codons): MRPKLSGPGSVWNRPGPGDPAAVAAAPLSATNPAPEPYAVPEPASAQAPAPGQRAGSGSTAVSGPSAGARRASVAGSEAGTQRASAFSVVQGNAESVPDNSDASRTRFVFQGPPFGPRATGLGTGKATRILKAPAACIGQRPGVSGPERAAFIRELEEVLCPDLRPPVKKITQEEVKTMSGLLEELLPRVWETPAARNPIPQWMEVLLXRERDLNTAACIGQSLVKQNSFLLEENSSRGATLGSSSPARFYRQQVSLQDDLLQLYSDSDEEEDEDEEEEEEDEEEEEEEEKEEGDEEEQRPEHPCEASELXSESHHCPQLEALQEQLRLLEEENEQLREEGSQLNDLEEEEQIFILDCVEQFWRGRGPPSPQRLCLDHAVMEMSETVFVLEVATAEQQLDQQMAELSEVLALRMDXQWGEVAQLQGRVMKLQCCSRRCVGYGAETEKLQKQLALEKEIQMKLQDESLWVGSQLQDLQGKYSECGDMLMEAQEEVKTLRQQAPASAGSVTHNTYTVPLEALPDFQETVAEELRMSIRRIISDPVFFYGKVRVNYEVTPEETSDLGYELRYREERAQEQGLEAGEGLMXGEDFVPVEELVPEEQLGAIEEAVPAEERITEEAELVSEEAEAWEELESEVDEATQMNMVTSALEASSLGPSHLDIKYVLQQLADXQDAYFRLQLRQKMPQKGECSHGSLPLASLTSCRSSS; encoded by the exons ATGCGCCCTAAACTGTCGGGGCCGGGTTCTGTCTGGAACCGGCCGGGACCCGGGGATCCGGCGGCAGTAGCCGCAGCTCCTCTATCCGCCACCAATCCGGCTCCGGAGCCCTATGCCGTGCCCGAGCCCGCCTCTGCGCAAGCACCCGCGCCCGGACAGAGAGCAGGATCCGGTTCCACAGCCGTCTCGGGACCCTCAGCCGGGGCTCGCCGCGCATCCGTGGCTGGATCGGAGGCTGGAACCCAGCGGGCATCCGCATTCTCGGTCGTCCAGGGGAATGCCGAGTCCGTACCCGACAACTCGGATGCGTCGCGGACTCGCTTCGTATTCCAAGGGCCGCCCTTTGGTCCCCGAGCCACTGGCTTGGGGACTGGAAAGGCGACGAGAATCTTGAAGGCACCGGCTGCCTGCATCGGCCAGCGGCCTGGGGTGTCCGGCCCCGAGCGCGCCGCCTTTATTCGGGAGCTGGAGGAAG TGTTGTGTCCTGACCTACGTCCGCCCGTCAAGAAGATCACCCAAGAAGAGGTCAAAACGATGTCAGGTTTGCTGGAGGAG CTTCTCCCACGTGTCTGGGAGACCCCAGCAGCCAGGAACCCTATTCCCCAATGGATGGAGGTCCTTCTGTAGAGAGAGCGGGACCTGAACACGGCAGCCTGCATCGGCCAGTCCCTGGTGAAACAAAACAGCTTTCTGTTGGAGGAGAACAGCAGCCGAGGAG CGACCCTGGGCTCCTCTTCCCCTGCCAGATTTTACAGACAGCAGGTGAGCCTGCAGGATGACCTCCTTCAGCTGTACTCAGACTCTGATGAGGAGGAGGATGaagatgaagaggaagaggaggaagatgaagaggaagaggaggaagaagaaaaggaggagggggaTGAAGAAGAGCAGAGGCCTGAGCATCCCTGTGAAGCCTCAGAGCTGTGA TCAGAGTCGCACCACTGCCCGCAGCTGGAGGCCCTGCAGGAGCAGCTGCGGCTACTGGAGGAGGAGAATGAGCAGCTTCGAGAGGAGG ggtcTCAACTCAACGACCTTGAGGAGGAGGAACAGATATTCATCCTGGATTGTGTGGAGCAGTTTT GGCGAGGGAGGGGCCCCCCATCCCCCCAGAGGCTGTGCCTGGACCATGCGGTTATGGAGATGAGTGAGACAGTGTTTGTCCTCGAGGTGGCAACAGCGGAACAACAGCTGGA CCAGCAAATGGCCGAGCTGTCGGAGGTGCTCGCTCTCAGGATGG AGCAGTGGGGGGAGGTCGCCCAGCTGCAGGGCCGGGTCATGAAGCTACAGTGCTGCTCCCGTCGGTGCGTCGGG TATGGGGCTGAGACTGAGAAGTTGCAGAAGCAGCtggctttggagaaagaaatccaGATGAAGCTCCAGGATGAG AGCCTGTGGGTGGGTTCCCAGCTGCAGGACCTGCAGGGGAAGTACTCAGAGTGTGGGGACATGCTGATGGAAGCCCAGGAGGAGGTGAAGACCCTCCGCCAGCAGGCCCCGGCATCTGCTGGCTCCGTCACGCACAACACGTACACTGTACCTCTG gaagCACTTCCTGATTTCCAGGAGACCGTGGCTGAGGAGCTCAGAATGTCTATAAGGAGGATTATCTCAGACCCTGTGTTTTTTTATGGAAAGGTGCGTGT GAATTATGAAGTGACTCCAGAGGAGACATCAGACCTGGG ATATGAGCTTCGCTACAGAGAGGAGAGAGCACAGGAGCAGGGGCTcgaggctggggaggggctga CCGGCGAGGATTTTGTGCCTGTGGAAGAGCTGGTGCCCGAGGAGCAGCTGGGGGCTATAGAAGAGGCAGTGCCAGCTGAGGAGAGGATAACAGAAGAGGCAGAACTGGTgtctgaggaagctgaggcctggGAGGAGCTGGAGTCGGAGGTAGATGAAGCGACTCAGATGAACATGGTGACCTCAGCCCTGGAGGCCAGCAGCTTGGGCCCCTCACACCTGGACATAAAGTATGTCCTCCAGCAGCTGGCCGACTGACAGGATGCCTATTTCAGGCTGCAGCTGAGGCAGAAGATGCCCCAGAAAGGTGAGTGTTCCCATGGGAGCCTCCCTCTGGCCAGCCTGACAAGCTGCAGATCATCAAGCTGA